The Pan paniscus chromosome 1, NHGRI_mPanPan1-v2.0_pri, whole genome shotgun sequence genome has a segment encoding these proteins:
- the LAMTOR5 gene encoding ragulator complex protein LAMTOR5, whose translation MEPGAGHLDGHRAGSPSLRQALCGGSAVMFSSKERGRCTVINFVPLEAPLRSTPRSRQVTEACGGEGRAVPLGSEPEWSVGGMEATLEQHLEDTMKNPSIVGVLCTDSQGLNLGCRGTLSDEHAGVISVLAQQAAKLTSDPTDIPVVCLESDNGNIMIQKHDGITVAVHKMAS comes from the exons ATGGAGCCAGGTGCAGGTCACCTCGACGGTCACCGCGCGGGGAGCCCAAGCCTTCGTCAGGCTCTGTGCGGCGGAAGCGCAGTGATGTTTTCCAGTAAAGAACGCGGACGTTGCACCGTGATCAATTTTGTCCCTTTGGAGGCGCCGTTACGGTCCACGCCCCGCTCGCGTCAAGTgactgaggcctgtggtggagaaGGACGTGCCGTGCCGCTGGGTTCTGAGCCGGAGTGGTCGGTGGGTGGGATGGAGGCGACCTTGGAGCAGCACTTGGAAGACAC AATGAAGAATCCCTCCATTGTTGGAGTCCTGTGCACAGATTCACAAGGACTTAATCTGGGTT GCCGCGGGACCCTGTCAGATGAGCATGCTGGAGTGATATCTGTTCTAGCCCAGCAAGCAGCTAAGCTAACCTCTGACCCCACTGATATTCCTGTGGTGTGTCTAGAATCAGATAATGG GAACATTATGATCCAGAAACACGATGGCATCACAGTGGCAGTGCACAAAATGGCGTCTTGA